A region from the Hyalangium minutum genome encodes:
- a CDS encoding tetratricopeptide repeat protein, with the protein MSQKAPAPSQPAASPPPPEPSAELNARMRAFLQGDLMLADLYELTHEELYGLASQGRHLYESGKLEAAQQIFEGLTTLAPNEASFHTGLGSVYQRRGELGRACEEYDRALALNERDLAALCNRAEVLLQEGKIEEAARDLQRIAELDPKGEQGFSQRARGMAIALSTIVQKLQEPQQSPAK; encoded by the coding sequence ATGAGCCAGAAGGCCCCCGCGCCCAGTCAGCCCGCAGCCTCTCCACCTCCTCCAGAGCCCTCCGCGGAACTGAATGCGCGCATGCGTGCCTTCCTTCAGGGAGATCTCATGCTTGCCGATCTCTACGAGCTCACCCATGAGGAACTCTACGGCCTCGCCTCGCAGGGCCGCCACCTCTACGAGTCCGGCAAGCTTGAGGCCGCCCAGCAGATCTTCGAGGGCCTCACCACGCTCGCGCCTAATGAGGCCAGTTTTCACACCGGTCTGGGCTCTGTCTATCAGCGCCGCGGGGAGCTGGGGCGCGCGTGCGAAGAGTACGATCGCGCCCTGGCCCTCAACGAGCGGGACCTCGCAGCCCTGTGCAACCGCGCCGAGGTGCTGCTGCAGGAGGGCAAGATCGAAGAGGCCGCGAGGGATCTCCAGCGCATCGCCGAGCTGGATCCGAAAGGCGAGCAGGGCTTCAGCCAACGCGCCAGAGGCATGGCGATCGCGCTGAGCACCATCGTCCAGAAGCTCCAAGAGCCCCAGCAGTCCCCCGCCAAGTAG
- a CDS encoding DUF1521 domain-containing protein, translated as MTFPLQNGGFVPPSRLSFPTQGGAQSLQQSFEQFSTMFSWSSQVQSLLGSQQAGFGGMDSLNRCFQAYGAMGAQLSMTNVVGYAAMPDFENSGQLDLDKQAGTVTTPGGYKVSVADGKVRIQNPDGKWTDLKAEPPTRTVTSDNVTTESRQLPRDPAVRESDGDVWRYQGTGTFNLPDGTKITIQEKGDSKDLHINQVDIYNGNKHVSVDSQLTSAEWQTVSSSSQQLSATPWRNLGTVEQRQVTARVTEQQEARQKFTTTFSDVQKNGYAHDATNADGQSFQLAGDGIAWSQGGREVLSGAGKGKDDKTLAYQLGNAIQNSQLGRRPIQVPWNVYATQMVGITASLFQSQYAATSNHWQQCQNMFSACQPRPYLPMMTQLSNMGGIRSPFCGPMGGAAMCGVGLNGGFQSTLQRMLASVNQMIQRYMSLRDLQLNAMQMRWSRPIGG; from the coding sequence ATGACCTTCCCCCTACAGAACGGTGGCTTTGTCCCTCCCTCTCGCCTGTCTTTCCCCACCCAAGGCGGAGCCCAGTCGCTGCAGCAGTCGTTTGAGCAGTTCTCGACCATGTTCTCGTGGTCATCCCAAGTGCAGTCCCTGCTGGGGAGTCAGCAGGCGGGCTTCGGGGGGATGGACTCGCTGAACCGGTGCTTCCAAGCCTACGGCGCCATGGGAGCCCAGCTCTCGATGACGAATGTCGTGGGCTACGCCGCGATGCCGGACTTCGAGAACTCCGGGCAGCTCGACCTGGACAAGCAGGCGGGTACGGTCACCACGCCCGGTGGCTACAAGGTCAGCGTCGCGGACGGCAAGGTTCGCATCCAAAACCCGGACGGCAAGTGGACGGACCTCAAGGCCGAGCCGCCCACCCGCACTGTCACCTCCGACAATGTCACCACCGAGAGCCGCCAACTCCCGAGGGATCCCGCAGTGCGCGAGTCGGATGGCGACGTGTGGCGCTACCAGGGCACCGGCACCTTCAACCTGCCAGACGGTACGAAGATCACCATCCAAGAGAAGGGGGACAGCAAGGACCTCCACATCAACCAGGTGGACATCTACAACGGCAACAAGCACGTGTCCGTCGACAGCCAGCTCACCAGCGCCGAGTGGCAGACGGTGAGCAGCAGCTCGCAGCAACTGTCGGCGACGCCTTGGAGGAACCTGGGCACGGTCGAGCAACGCCAGGTGACCGCCCGGGTCACGGAGCAGCAGGAGGCGCGTCAGAAGTTCACCACCACCTTCTCGGACGTGCAGAAGAACGGCTACGCCCACGATGCCACTAACGCGGATGGCCAGTCGTTCCAGCTCGCGGGTGATGGAATCGCCTGGAGCCAAGGGGGCCGCGAGGTGCTCAGCGGCGCCGGCAAGGGCAAGGATGACAAGACGCTGGCGTATCAGCTCGGCAATGCCATCCAGAACAGCCAGCTCGGCCGCCGCCCCATCCAGGTGCCGTGGAACGTGTATGCCACCCAGATGGTGGGCATCACCGCCTCGCTCTTCCAGTCCCAGTACGCAGCCACGTCCAATCACTGGCAGCAATGCCAGAACATGTTCTCCGCCTGCCAGCCTCGGCCCTACCTGCCCATGATGACGCAGCTGAGCAACATGGGTGGCATTCGCAGCCCGTTCTGCGGCCCCATGGGCGGCGCGGCCATGTGCGGCGTGGGTCTGAACGGCGGCTTCCAGTCCACCCTCCAGCGCATGCTCGCGTCGGTCAACCAGATGATCCAGCGCTACATGAGCCTGCGTGATCTGCAGCTCAACGCGATGCAGATGCGCTGGAGCCGGCCGATCGGCGGCTGA
- a CDS encoding OmpA family protein — translation MNPSGMGSWVLGTGELLPAGGYRLALAGHYENKPLILYEEGVLLGVVVRHRATAVLSGAVGLGGRVELGAQVPLVLSQQGDDLTDRGVGTPQGGVAPGTPLLTARLSLLAEHRKDSVDLSAGLSASPGLGSASALARELHAIPNLMLGRRFGAVRASLDAGFMLRPRIILNNDDNIQDELGHALRLGAGLSTTAEGLGGEVAAIGSVPLQREGYSLELLGGVRLPVGELLEVQGLTGLGLGNAPGTPRFRLLLGMSFGKVARPREPSLEEQASQEMDDPDRDRDGVLNRVDACPDEPGPASRRGCPVLDSDGDGVVDEKDQCPNKAGIVEMAGCPLKDTDGDTVWDHLDNCREIPGPSENQGCPAKDRQLVVIQRRRIAIKDTIHFDYDKATIKSVSFPLLNQVAQVLIEHPEIVSVSIEGHTDDIGTATYNRELALRRAGAVRDYLESQGVARSRMSVRSFGEDRPLQSNATEQGRATNRRVEFITRYEADAP, via the coding sequence TTGAACCCGAGCGGCATGGGCTCATGGGTGCTGGGCACGGGCGAGTTGCTCCCCGCGGGTGGCTACCGGCTGGCGCTCGCTGGGCATTATGAGAACAAGCCGCTGATCCTCTACGAGGAAGGAGTGCTTCTGGGCGTGGTTGTCCGCCATCGGGCCACGGCGGTTCTCTCCGGGGCTGTGGGACTGGGAGGCCGGGTAGAACTGGGGGCACAGGTGCCTCTGGTGCTCTCTCAGCAGGGTGATGACCTGACGGATCGAGGCGTAGGAACGCCCCAAGGAGGTGTGGCGCCAGGGACTCCACTGCTCACAGCCCGGCTCAGCCTGCTGGCCGAGCATCGGAAGGACTCCGTGGATCTCTCAGCCGGGCTGAGTGCGAGCCCAGGGCTGGGCAGCGCGTCCGCGCTCGCCCGAGAACTGCATGCCATTCCCAACCTCATGCTGGGCCGTCGCTTCGGTGCGGTGCGGGCCTCGCTCGACGCGGGCTTCATGCTGCGGCCCCGCATCATCTTGAATAACGACGACAACATCCAAGACGAGTTGGGCCATGCGCTTCGCTTGGGCGCTGGACTGTCCACCACGGCGGAAGGGCTGGGGGGGGAGGTGGCCGCCATCGGCTCAGTGCCTCTGCAGCGTGAGGGCTATTCCTTGGAACTGCTCGGCGGTGTCAGGCTCCCTGTGGGAGAGCTGCTTGAGGTGCAGGGACTCACGGGCCTGGGGCTGGGCAATGCGCCGGGGACGCCGCGGTTCCGTCTTCTGCTCGGGATGTCTTTTGGGAAGGTGGCCCGTCCTCGGGAGCCCTCTCTGGAAGAGCAGGCCTCCCAAGAGATGGATGATCCAGATCGTGACAGGGATGGGGTGCTCAACCGGGTCGACGCGTGCCCGGATGAGCCAGGTCCTGCTTCTCGCCGTGGGTGCCCAGTGCTCGATTCGGATGGGGACGGGGTGGTGGATGAGAAGGATCAGTGCCCCAATAAGGCCGGCATCGTCGAGATGGCAGGGTGCCCCCTCAAGGATACGGATGGAGACACCGTGTGGGATCACCTGGACAACTGCCGTGAGATTCCTGGCCCCTCTGAGAACCAGGGATGCCCCGCCAAGGATCGGCAGTTGGTGGTGATCCAGCGGCGCAGGATTGCCATCAAGGACACGATCCATTTCGACTATGACAAGGCCACCATCAAGAGCGTGTCCTTCCCGCTGCTGAATCAGGTGGCTCAGGTGCTCATCGAGCACCCTGAGATCGTCTCCGTCTCTATCGAGGGCCATACGGACGATATCGGCACAGCCACGTACAACCGTGAACTCGCCCTGCGGCGTGCAGGCGCGGTGCGCGACTATCTCGAGAGTCAAGGCGTGGCGCGCTCGCGCATGTCCGTCCGGAGCTTCGGTGAGGACCGGCCGCTGCAGTCGAATGCGACCGAGCAGGGACGCGCCACCAACCGTCGGGTGGAGTTCATCACGCGCTACGAGGCAGACGCGCCATAG
- a CDS encoding DUF1521 domain-containing protein gives MSSINSMGPGFMSFPMQTGLPAGANRGLTSAEAQMVRAASMQAQVNVNINLFMNVFQSMGTIGDICGPRPRPCFPQPPMPANRCHPQGSLKSDPSSGVVTTPGGYKIEQLKQHDWKITGPDGKETKIWGDPHVAEGDGGTWDFKRDSTFVLGDGTRINVTTKPYGNGMTVTGELDIISGNDRVKVTGIDQGKGNVGQVTHDGFQHVNDFGGKDVFVMGKETDDWSFQGKEIVGSNNGGESFKLGNDLPAGVKPHGYMPRFPFFGNPAFPGGVGAPMAGGQGILPGEPAPGMQGNPFVDQMRMMFQSLMQQFQSMMPFSDMLSQRNFGNDALNAPGLGGNWMNRRQQHLGSGFDSIGMMMGLFAQMSSMSHSVQSLRNGFIA, from the coding sequence ATGTCGTCAATCAACTCCATGGGCCCGGGTTTCATGTCGTTCCCGATGCAGACGGGCCTGCCCGCCGGGGCGAACAGGGGCCTGACCTCCGCCGAGGCCCAGATGGTGCGCGCCGCCAGCATGCAGGCGCAGGTCAATGTGAACATCAACCTGTTCATGAATGTCTTCCAGTCCATGGGGACGATTGGAGACATCTGTGGCCCCCGGCCGCGTCCCTGTTTCCCCCAGCCCCCGATGCCCGCCAATCGCTGCCACCCCCAGGGGAGCCTGAAGTCCGACCCCTCCAGCGGCGTGGTCACCACCCCGGGCGGCTACAAGATCGAGCAACTCAAGCAGCACGACTGGAAGATCACCGGTCCGGACGGCAAGGAGACGAAGATCTGGGGCGACCCGCACGTGGCCGAGGGTGACGGCGGCACGTGGGACTTCAAGCGTGACAGCACCTTCGTGCTGGGCGACGGCACCCGCATCAACGTCACCACCAAGCCCTATGGCAACGGCATGACGGTGACTGGCGAGCTGGATATCATCTCCGGTAACGACCGCGTGAAGGTGACGGGCATCGACCAGGGCAAGGGCAATGTCGGCCAAGTCACCCACGACGGCTTCCAGCACGTCAACGACTTCGGTGGCAAGGACGTGTTCGTGATGGGCAAGGAGACCGATGACTGGTCCTTCCAGGGCAAGGAGATCGTCGGCAGCAACAATGGCGGCGAGTCCTTCAAGCTGGGCAACGACCTTCCGGCCGGGGTGAAGCCCCATGGCTACATGCCTCGCTTTCCCTTCTTCGGGAATCCGGCCTTTCCAGGAGGTGTCGGCGCTCCGATGGCAGGCGGCCAGGGCATCCTGCCCGGTGAGCCTGCCCCGGGCATGCAGGGCAACCCGTTCGTGGATCAGATGCGCATGATGTTCCAGAGCCTGATGCAGCAGTTCCAGTCGATGATGCCGTTCTCGGACATGCTGTCGCAGCGCAACTTCGGCAACGACGCGCTGAACGCGCCGGGGCTCGGTGGCAACTGGATGAACCGCCGCCAGCAGCACCTGGGGAGCGGGTTCGACAGCATCGGCATGATGATGGGGCTGTTCGCGCAGATGAGCTCCATGAGCCACAGCGTGCAGTCGCTCCGCAACGGCTTCATCGCCTGA
- a CDS encoding tetratricopeptide repeat protein, with amino-acid sequence MSQTPQTSSNPTAPSQAELAQRLIAGDITPAQFLGLSQEQLYVIATTAHRLLAQGQTQQALTLFKGLVAASPYDSVFHCNLAAAYVQAELYSEAMEEYSRAIQLNIANVDALAGRSELLLREGRVAEALNDLQAVLRLDPKAERETTQRARTTLVLLNKLADSAETAEPPKQP; translated from the coding sequence ATGAGCCAGACACCCCAGACCTCCAGCAACCCCACCGCCCCGAGCCAGGCCGAGCTGGCCCAGCGGCTCATCGCCGGCGACATCACCCCGGCGCAGTTCCTCGGCCTCTCGCAAGAGCAGTTGTACGTGATCGCCACGACGGCCCATCGCCTGCTGGCGCAAGGGCAGACGCAGCAAGCGCTCACGCTCTTCAAGGGACTGGTGGCGGCGTCCCCATACGACAGCGTCTTCCATTGCAACCTGGCCGCCGCGTACGTCCAGGCCGAGCTCTACTCCGAGGCGATGGAGGAGTACTCGCGGGCGATTCAGCTCAACATCGCCAACGTGGACGCGCTTGCCGGGCGCAGCGAGCTGCTGCTGCGCGAGGGCCGGGTCGCCGAGGCCTTGAATGATCTCCAGGCGGTGCTGCGGCTGGATCCGAAGGCCGAGCGGGAGACCACCCAGCGAGCCCGGACCACCCTGGTGCTGCTGAACAAGCTGGCGGACTCGGCCGAGACCGCCGAGCCCCCGAAGCAGCCCTGA
- a CDS encoding serine/threonine protein kinase — protein sequence MSGHPAGFRVQLSRSYQLIRKLASGGMAEVFLARADGPRGFSKTLVLKRILPHLAGDEQFVEMFLSEARLVARINHPNVVQIFDFGEFDGAYYIAMEFIDGPNLRALMRRAGSLGQSIPPALCAKMVASACEGLAHAHELVDPETQKPFGLVHRDVSPDNILIDRNGTVKVVDFGIAKAVGQTHLTKAGMVKGKLPYMPPEQMRGRPLDRRVDVFALGMVLYELLTFRRPFSAKGEADIMEAILHKPMKRLSEYLPGAPEALERIVQRCLAKNREERYPSCRQLRADLERFVLSTGEPVGAEELAALVARLMPASQGPLPADTGTSSSKSSSPQSSPKATPPPMSKPRAPATRTSSPKARPQPPPLPVPPLPEAQEPASVATDRSIILLVNRKGEPPRGEFPVTMTSGEHPAPEQLPENSVEVGLAPTSQVKSQQRRIGSGRLKAALAGSLVAAVSAALLLGRARLSREEEERSVTPVPRRESPEAPGMVAIPSAPSEESEESPSPFVESVPQAEPPAPRENPHASPSSEEAVAQGGEEPQSSGASEELPPAPAASQAQEADADEPSQKEHAEVQKPVAQVRRSKVKAGGGTSGLSRREIEPELVPPLIEVAPTAPPAVSEPAREQPQLATAVLSSSPPAQIRVNGQFVGLSPVTLRNQPPGPLQVEVYDSVRGFSKRHTFVLVPGDNGALHIPVNKGTLELRIHPSAAVILDGKRLGHTPLEPITLYEGTHGLRLENEELGKHLITTVTITPGEATVFQFDFAAGK from the coding sequence ATGTCTGGCCATCCCGCGGGGTTCCGTGTGCAACTCAGCCGTTCGTATCAACTGATCCGGAAGCTCGCGTCAGGCGGGATGGCCGAGGTCTTCCTCGCGCGTGCCGATGGGCCTCGGGGGTTCTCCAAGACGCTCGTCCTCAAGCGCATTCTTCCCCATCTCGCAGGAGACGAGCAGTTCGTGGAGATGTTCCTGAGCGAAGCCCGGCTTGTCGCCCGGATCAACCACCCCAACGTCGTTCAGATCTTCGACTTCGGTGAGTTCGACGGCGCTTACTACATCGCCATGGAGTTCATCGACGGGCCCAATCTCCGCGCCCTCATGCGCAGGGCGGGCTCCCTGGGCCAGTCGATCCCTCCCGCTCTGTGCGCCAAGATGGTCGCCTCAGCCTGTGAGGGACTGGCTCATGCCCACGAGCTCGTCGACCCTGAGACGCAGAAGCCCTTCGGGCTCGTTCACCGGGACGTCAGCCCCGACAACATCCTGATCGACCGAAATGGCACGGTGAAGGTGGTGGACTTCGGCATCGCCAAGGCCGTAGGACAGACGCATCTCACCAAGGCCGGTATGGTCAAAGGCAAGCTGCCGTACATGCCCCCCGAGCAGATGCGCGGCAGGCCCCTGGATCGGCGGGTGGATGTGTTCGCGCTGGGCATGGTGCTTTATGAGCTGCTCACCTTCCGTCGCCCCTTCAGTGCCAAGGGCGAAGCGGACATCATGGAGGCCATCCTCCACAAGCCCATGAAGCGGCTCTCGGAGTATCTGCCCGGCGCTCCCGAGGCGCTCGAGCGCATCGTCCAGCGGTGTCTGGCCAAGAACCGAGAGGAGCGTTACCCCAGCTGCCGTCAGCTTCGCGCGGACCTCGAGCGCTTCGTCCTGAGCACGGGGGAGCCCGTGGGTGCTGAAGAGCTGGCCGCTCTGGTCGCCCGGCTGATGCCCGCCAGCCAGGGGCCTCTTCCCGCGGACACTGGCACCTCGTCGAGCAAGAGTTCGTCGCCTCAGTCCTCGCCCAAGGCGACGCCTCCACCCATGTCGAAGCCGCGAGCACCGGCAACGCGTACGTCATCTCCCAAGGCCCGGCCTCAGCCGCCGCCGCTCCCAGTACCGCCTCTGCCCGAGGCGCAGGAGCCCGCTTCCGTGGCCACGGATCGCTCCATCATTCTCCTGGTGAATCGCAAGGGCGAGCCTCCTCGCGGGGAGTTCCCTGTCACCATGACTTCTGGTGAGCATCCGGCCCCCGAACAGCTCCCAGAGAACTCCGTCGAGGTGGGGCTGGCTCCAACGTCCCAGGTGAAGTCCCAGCAACGTCGCATCGGGAGTGGCCGCCTCAAGGCCGCTCTGGCGGGCAGCCTGGTGGCTGCTGTGAGCGCCGCGCTGCTGCTGGGGCGCGCACGCTTGTCTCGAGAGGAAGAGGAGCGCTCCGTCACGCCAGTGCCCCGCCGCGAGTCACCCGAGGCGCCTGGGATGGTGGCCATCCCATCCGCGCCCTCCGAGGAGTCCGAGGAGAGTCCCTCGCCTTTCGTGGAATCTGTGCCCCAGGCTGAGCCTCCTGCGCCACGGGAGAATCCTCATGCGTCTCCGTCTTCTGAGGAGGCGGTCGCGCAAGGAGGTGAGGAGCCCCAGTCCTCAGGTGCTTCCGAGGAGTTGCCTCCCGCTCCAGCGGCCTCGCAGGCCCAGGAGGCGGATGCCGACGAGCCGAGCCAGAAGGAACACGCGGAGGTTCAGAAGCCCGTGGCCCAGGTCAGGCGCTCCAAGGTGAAGGCTGGGGGCGGCACCTCCGGACTGTCGAGGCGGGAGATCGAGCCAGAGCTCGTCCCTCCGCTTATCGAGGTGGCCCCTACAGCGCCGCCTGCAGTCTCCGAACCCGCCCGCGAGCAGCCACAGCTGGCAACGGCCGTGCTCTCCAGCTCGCCACCCGCGCAGATCCGCGTCAATGGCCAGTTCGTGGGTCTCTCTCCGGTAACGCTGAGGAACCAGCCTCCTGGGCCCCTCCAGGTCGAGGTGTATGACTCCGTGAGGGGCTTCTCGAAGCGCCACACGTTCGTCCTGGTTCCGGGCGACAATGGGGCGCTCCACATCCCCGTGAACAAGGGGACCTTGGAGCTGCGAATCCATCCCTCCGCGGCGGTCATCCTTGACGGCAAGCGATTGGGACATACTCCGCTTGAGCCCATCACCCTCTATGAGGGCACACACGGGCTGCGGCTCGAGAACGAGGAGCTGGGCAAGCACCTCATCACCACCGTCACCATCACGCCGGGCGAGGCCACGGTTTTCCAATTCGACTTCGCGGCCGGAAAGTAG
- a CDS encoding DUF4215 domain-containing protein, with protein MSDFYFRRHGLQLMAALMVCPLLSCMEVESVVCPSGLICGPGLRCAVTQDICIETPCGDGLIQEGEACDDGNVIDNDGCNSTCTSDETCGNGVEDPHEVCDDRNTQSGDACSADCLSMEVCGNGYLDVAKGEKCDDGNTKSGDNCSADCRSTEFCGNDYQDVAKGEKCDDGNTESGDGCSADCRSTESCGNGYLDVATGEKCDDSNTQSGDGCSADCRSTEFCGNGYQDLATGETCDDGNTKSDDGCSADCRSTEICGNGYIDAVKGEKCDNGNTLDGDGCSANCRSNETCGNGYTDFSVGEQCDDGNTTSGDGCSPDCKTAGIECGNGQLDPGEQCDDGDTINENECLNTTCVWARCGDGVAATEATNVAIKEECDDMGESLHCDLDCTLAYCGDRVVNSVRGEECDTGGESGETRTCTKHCYISRCGDGYVNTAANERCDDRNADRCGTCSSTCSRPIDATQAHGSIQACNGSELRDGETFVLDDGVRSISFEFTSDGTDQDQETTKYIVRRASDSAQDVAAAIKDKINELNDLQLLDIRAFEAPEDDRKVKLLHLLKTSLGNQRIVESVRSISFVVEGMSGGMAGDCPRDMGCVSSADCAPGLSCNTSGVCQ; from the coding sequence ATGAGTGACTTCTACTTCCGGCGCCACGGCCTTCAGCTTATGGCCGCATTGATGGTGTGCCCTCTCCTGTCCTGCATGGAGGTTGAGAGCGTGGTGTGTCCTTCCGGGCTAATCTGCGGTCCTGGTTTGAGGTGTGCCGTCACCCAGGACATCTGCATCGAGACGCCTTGTGGAGATGGCCTCATCCAGGAGGGAGAGGCTTGTGATGATGGTAACGTCATTGATAACGACGGTTGCAACAGCACCTGCACGTCGGACGAAACTTGCGGCAACGGCGTTGAGGACCCGCACGAGGTGTGCGACGACAGGAACACGCAGTCGGGCGATGCGTGCAGCGCGGACTGCCTCTCCATGGAGGTCTGCGGCAATGGTTACTTGGACGTGGCCAAAGGTGAAAAGTGCGACGATGGCAATACAAAGAGCGGCGATAACTGCAGTGCGGATTGCAGATCGACTGAGTTCTGCGGCAACGATTACCAAGACGTGGCCAAAGGTGAAAAGTGCGACGATGGTAACACGGAGAGCGGAGACGGGTGCAGCGCGGACTGCCGCTCGACGGAATCTTGCGGCAATGGTTACTTGGACGTGGCCACGGGAGAAAAGTGCGATGACAGCAACACCCAGAGTGGCGATGGTTGCAGTGCGGACTGCCGCTCGACGGAATTCTGCGGCAATGGCTACCAAGATCTTGCTACAGGGGAGACGTGCGACGACGGCAACACCAAAAGTGACGATGGGTGCAGTGCGGATTGCCGTTCTACTGAAATCTGTGGCAATGGATACATTGACGCTGTGAAGGGCGAGAAGTGCGACAACGGTAATACACTCGATGGAGATGGGTGTAGTGCCAACTGCCGCTCTAATGAGACTTGCGGCAATGGCTATACTGATTTCAGCGTTGGTGAGCAGTGTGACGACGGCAACACGACCAGTGGTGACGGATGCAGTCCCGATTGCAAAACTGCAGGAATCGAATGTGGTAATGGACAGTTAGACCCTGGCGAACAGTGCGATGACGGCGATACTATCAACGAAAATGAATGCCTAAATACTACTTGTGTGTGGGCTAGGTGTGGTGACGGGGTAGCTGCTACAGAAGCCACGAACGTCGCGATAAAAGAAGAGTGTGACGATATGGGGGAATCACTTCATTGTGACCTCGATTGCACGTTAGCTTATTGCGGTGACAGAGTCGTGAACAGTGTTCGTGGTGAAGAGTGTGACACGGGTGGCGAGAGTGGCGAAACTCGTACTTGTACCAAGCATTGTTACATCTCACGGTGTGGAGATGGATATGTCAATACTGCGGCCAATGAGCGATGTGATGATAGAAACGCAGATCGATGTGGTACCTGCAGTTCAACGTGTTCCAGGCCGATAGACGCAACTCAAGCTCATGGGTCGATTCAAGCTTGTAACGGAAGTGAACTTAGGGATGGAGAAACCTTCGTTCTGGATGACGGTGTTCGGTCGATAAGCTTTGAGTTTACTTCTGATGGAACGGATCAGGATCAAGAGACCACTAAATATATCGTCAGAAGAGCGAGTGATTCTGCGCAGGATGTGGCGGCAGCTATCAAAGACAAAATTAATGAACTCAATGATCTGCAATTGCTTGATATTCGGGCTTTTGAGGCCCCCGAGGATGACCGGAAGGTAAAGCTTTTGCATTTGCTGAAAACTTCATTGGGGAATCAGCGTATTGTTGAGTCGGTGAGAAGCATTTCGTTTGTGGTTGAAGGGATGTCTGGCGGAATGGCAGGAGACTGCCCCCGAGATATGGGGTGCGTGTCCTCTGCAGACTGCGCTCCGGGGCTCTCCTGTAATACTTCCGGAGTGTGTCAGTAG